The genomic stretch GCCTTGCAGATCCTGCTGGCACTCGCGCTGCTGCTGGGCCTCAAGCCGCGCGTCACCTATGGCGTGGCGCTGTTGCTGCACAGCGTGACGACGCTGGTGACGATCCCGCGGCTGCTGGCGCCCTGGAATCCGGTGAGCAACCATCTGTTCATCGCCGGCGTTCCCGTGCTGGCGGCGTTCTTCGCGCTCTATCTGCTGCGCGATGCGGATCGTTGGCGGATCGGCGGCGGGGCGCGCGCCGGCGCGTAACCGGCGCCATCCGCGCGAGGCCCCGGTCTGCGCTACCCGCGCGTGGCCCCAATCCGCGCCATCCGCGCGCGGCCCTGACCTGCGCTACCCGCGCAAGGCCTTGATCTGCGCCGGATAGCTCGAAGGGTCCGTGCGCACATCCAGCAGGCGCGGACCGGGGCTGGCCATGGCCTCGGCCAGGGCCGCATCCAGCGCATCGGCGTCACCCACGCGCCAGGCCATGCCGCCCATGCCGCGCATCACGGCCGCGAAATCCACCATGGGCCAATCCAGCGCGCCCTCAGGCAAATCCCGCTCGCCCTTCTTGATGTCGATCAGCGAGAGGGTCGCGTCATTGAACACCACCACGGTCAGGTTCAGGCCCATGGCGGCGGCCATGGCCAATTCGCCGACCGCC from Sediminicoccus sp. KRV36 encodes the following:
- a CDS encoding DoxX family membrane protein, translating into MFETRLPLALLVLRLTLGLFLLQWGVEKFVVPGTTLAIFRSFYGFDPGALAPPVLGALQILLALALLLGLKPRVTYGVALLLHSVTTLVTIPRLLAPWNPVSNHLFIAGVPVLAAFFALYLLRDADRWRIGGGARAGA